In Dasania marina DSM 21967, one genomic interval encodes:
- a CDS encoding MaoC/PaaZ C-terminal domain-containing protein, translated as MNTQQLHFSTAPTIAPALLKALLMPRKGFNSQQGLPPLEAHWQNATVDKGKLDHYLALLAIAPASTLPILYPHVLAGSMHMHLLTHRDFPIRLLGAVHLKNRIIQQQAISIDAVMDIHSKMAAYRITEKGLEFDFTTEINVAGQQQWHETTTYFKAGPFSRHDPVSSDNSFELNKLEHANKIAEWAIPKNRGKRYAKITGDYNPIHMSSLLAKLFGFKRDIAHGFGVLAQALDQASKHNENINHDAINHQITQVDVIFKGPVYLESKVNLQQGKALNDSRFDAYCGENPKPSICLAITNTQV; from the coding sequence ATGAATACGCAACAACTCCATTTCAGCACAGCGCCTACTATAGCGCCGGCATTGCTAAAAGCACTGCTAATGCCACGCAAAGGCTTTAACAGCCAGCAAGGCCTACCGCCGCTAGAGGCCCACTGGCAAAATGCTACGGTGGACAAAGGCAAGCTAGACCATTATCTAGCCCTATTGGCCATAGCCCCAGCAAGCACACTGCCTATTTTATACCCACACGTCTTGGCCGGTAGTATGCATATGCATTTATTAACCCATAGGGATTTCCCCATACGCTTGCTAGGTGCAGTACACCTAAAAAATCGCATTATTCAACAACAGGCCATTAGCATAGACGCGGTGATGGACATACATTCCAAAATGGCAGCCTACCGCATAACCGAGAAGGGTTTAGAGTTCGACTTCACTACCGAGATCAACGTGGCAGGCCAACAGCAATGGCATGAAACCACTACCTATTTTAAAGCCGGCCCCTTTAGCCGCCACGATCCTGTTAGCAGCGACAACAGCTTCGAATTAAATAAGCTAGAACACGCTAACAAAATAGCGGAATGGGCCATCCCCAAAAATAGGGGTAAACGCTACGCGAAAATCACTGGCGACTACAACCCCATACACATGTCATCTTTGCTGGCAAAACTCTTTGGTTTTAAAAGAGATATTGCTCACGGCTTTGGTGTATTGGCTCAAGCCTTAGATCAGGCCAGTAAACACAATGAAAACATTAACCATGATGCGATCAACCATCAAATCACACAAGTAGACGTCATCTTTAAAGGCCCCGTGTATCTGGAAAGCAAGGTGAATTTACAGCAAGGCAAAGCGCTTAATGATTCGCGCTTTGATGCGTATTGTGGCGAAAACCCAAAACC
- a CDS encoding lytic murein transglycosylase — protein MKPIVLLITSFILSVSLPLRAQEQSFASCIVEFQQQARAEQLPEWLVTTVVGQLQLEPRVLKFDRAQPEFTQTFADYFDKRVTPQRIQQARKQFAEHRDFLQQLTIKYGVPGQYIIAFWGLETNFGGYLGKMPTLNSLATLACDERRKTYFTAELMAALRVLNREKLSVDEMQGSWAGAMGHTQFMPSAYERYAIDGDGDGQINLWRSQKDALASAANFLKALGWQKEQRWGREVILPAAFDYRLTGLKHSEVLSAWQQQGVTRTNGAALGGYDMSASILVPMGHTGAAFITYDNFKVIMRWNNSESYAIAVGHLADRTIGGGSLHVSLQTKTPRITPALVTELQSALNEQGFEVGKADGIIGSMTRKALQNFQAQQGLVADGYPDYSTFSALGIKL, from the coding sequence GTGAAACCTATAGTTTTATTGATAACCAGCTTTATTTTGAGTGTTAGCTTACCGCTGCGTGCTCAAGAACAATCATTTGCCAGCTGTATTGTGGAGTTTCAACAGCAGGCCCGTGCGGAGCAGTTGCCAGAGTGGCTGGTGACTACCGTGGTGGGGCAGCTGCAGCTTGAACCCCGTGTGCTTAAGTTTGATCGCGCCCAGCCAGAGTTTACCCAAACCTTCGCGGATTACTTTGACAAAAGAGTGACTCCGCAGCGCATACAGCAGGCACGAAAACAATTTGCTGAGCACCGTGATTTCTTACAGCAATTAACCATAAAGTATGGTGTGCCGGGGCAATACATTATTGCTTTTTGGGGGTTGGAAACAAACTTTGGCGGCTACCTAGGTAAAATGCCTACCTTAAATTCACTGGCGACATTGGCTTGTGATGAGCGTAGAAAAACGTATTTTACCGCCGAATTAATGGCGGCTTTGCGTGTGCTTAACCGCGAAAAACTCAGCGTTGATGAGATGCAGGGGTCTTGGGCGGGTGCTATGGGCCACACCCAATTCATGCCTTCGGCTTACGAGCGCTACGCTATAGATGGTGATGGCGACGGCCAAATTAATTTGTGGCGTAGTCAAAAAGATGCCTTGGCGTCGGCGGCCAATTTTTTAAAAGCACTAGGTTGGCAAAAGGAACAGCGCTGGGGTAGGGAGGTAATCTTACCCGCGGCTTTTGATTATCGTTTAACAGGCTTAAAACATTCAGAGGTTTTAAGCGCTTGGCAACAACAAGGCGTTACGCGCACTAATGGCGCAGCCTTGGGCGGCTATGATATGTCTGCTTCTATACTAGTGCCCATGGGCCATACCGGGGCCGCGTTTATTACCTATGACAACTTTAAAGTGATTATGCGCTGGAATAATTCAGAGTCCTATGCGATTGCGGTGGGCCATCTCGCGGATAGAACCATAGGGGGGGGCAGCTTGCATGTTTCTTTGCAGACAAAAACACCTCGTATAACCCCGGCGCTAGTCACCGAGTTGCAATCAGCTTTGAATGAGCAAGGCTTTGAGGTAGGCAAGGCTGACGGCATTATCGGTTCTATGACTAGAAAGGCCTTACAAAATTTTCAAGCACAACAGGGCTTAGTTGCGGATGGCTATCCTGATTATTCGACCTTTAGCGCTTTGGGTATAAAACTATAA
- a CDS encoding DUF2489 domain-containing protein: MSVMLYLILAAVIIIALTAYAIYSWRLVFKQKKAQAEALKVTSQQQCEAEDAARVNILTMLRVVAQGQVSVTEAAIRIMSYRLALPVGEQQQAFFKPFDALALATAHIPILDNWKALTPSQQQAFDDERSALELRYQADIDAAVATYLSSHS; the protein is encoded by the coding sequence ATGTCCGTTATGTTGTATCTGATACTGGCTGCAGTCATTATTATTGCGTTAACTGCCTACGCCATTTATTCATGGCGCTTGGTGTTTAAGCAAAAAAAGGCACAGGCCGAGGCGCTTAAGGTTACCTCGCAGCAGCAATGTGAAGCTGAGGATGCCGCTAGGGTAAATATCCTGACCATGTTACGTGTTGTAGCGCAAGGCCAGGTGTCTGTTACGGAAGCTGCCATTCGTATTATGTCTTATCGCCTAGCATTGCCTGTAGGCGAGCAACAACAGGCCTTTTTTAAGCCCTTTGATGCATTAGCATTGGCTACCGCCCATATTCCTATCTTAGATAATTGGAAGGCCCTGACGCCTTCACAGCAACAGGCATTTGATGATGAGCGATCAGCGCTGGAGCTGCGTTATCAAGCCGATATAGATGCTGCGGTTGCGACTTACTTATCATCGCATAGCTAG